One Streptosporangium sp. NBC_01495 DNA window includes the following coding sequences:
- a CDS encoding 1-acyl-sn-glycerol-3-phosphate acyltransferase, protein MLPPRIVRRLVLAPLVIVLTVVAVLTLPIWLLVVTAASLRLPPPQRRGTRLVWFAMAWLTLESMALCACLWLWVANGLGGRLSRDEYQERHYELIQWLLSKIYEAAVRIFRLSVEIDEPPPTSDEISRRLTRPVIVLSRHAGPGDSFLLVHHLLARYGRRPRIVMKAALQFDPSLDVVINRLPNAFVPRKVAESGVLAEIRRLSSDMDADDALVIFPEGGNFTPKRRWRAILRLEQKGLAEEAARARKLEHLMAPRPNGAIAAIEACPEADVVFVAHTGLDDLVTFGDIWTRLPLSARIKAKWWRIQAADVPRDREEQVRWLFDQWEEIDAWITENQPTPASTA, encoded by the coding sequence GTGCTGCCTCCTCGCATCGTCCGCCGCCTGGTCCTGGCCCCGCTCGTCATCGTGCTCACCGTCGTCGCGGTGCTCACGCTCCCGATCTGGCTGCTGGTGGTGACCGCGGCCTCGCTGCGCCTGCCGCCCCCGCAGCGGCGCGGCACCCGGCTGGTCTGGTTCGCGATGGCGTGGCTGACGCTGGAGTCGATGGCGCTGTGCGCCTGCCTGTGGCTGTGGGTGGCGAACGGCCTGGGCGGCCGGCTCAGCCGCGACGAGTACCAGGAGCGGCACTACGAGCTGATCCAGTGGTTGCTGTCCAAGATCTACGAGGCCGCGGTGCGGATCTTCCGCCTGAGCGTCGAGATCGACGAGCCGCCGCCGACCTCCGACGAGATCTCCCGGCGCCTCACCCGCCCCGTCATCGTCCTGTCCCGCCACGCGGGCCCCGGCGACTCGTTCCTGCTCGTCCACCACCTTCTCGCCCGGTACGGCAGGCGCCCGAGGATCGTGATGAAGGCCGCCCTGCAGTTCGACCCCTCGCTGGACGTGGTGATCAACCGCCTCCCCAACGCCTTCGTCCCCCGCAAGGTCGCCGAGAGCGGCGTCCTCGCCGAGATCCGCCGCCTGTCCTCCGACATGGACGCCGACGACGCACTGGTGATCTTTCCGGAGGGCGGCAACTTCACCCCCAAGCGCCGCTGGCGGGCCATCCTGCGGCTGGAGCAGAAGGGCCTGGCCGAGGAGGCCGCGCGGGCCCGCAAGCTGGAGCACCTGATGGCCCCCCGCCCCAACGGCGCCATCGCCGCCATCGAGGCCTGCCCCGAGGCGGACGTGGTCTTCGTCGCGCACACCGGCCTCGACGACCTGGTCACCTTCGGGGACATCTGGACCCGCCTCCCGCTCAGCGCCCGGATCAAGGCCAAGTGGTGGCGGATCCAGGCCGCCGACGTGCCGCGCGACCGCGAGGAGCAGGTCCGCTGGCTCTTCGACCAGTGGGAGGAGATCGACGCCTGGATCACCGAGAACCAGCCGACCCCCGCCTCCACGGCCTGA
- a CDS encoding patatin-like phospholipase family protein encodes MSLDTAFVLGGGGLLGAHEVGMLRALDEAGIKPDVIVGTSVGALNGVVFAASPGDAVARLTTLWSSDIVRTAFAGSWVTRLSTLARSGTHLHPSEPLRDLLARTLPVSRIEDLSVPFQCVAASVERAAAHWFTEGPLVEAVLASCAVPGLLPPVRIGDGHYLDGGLVHSIPVGRAVALGARRVYVLHVGRIERPLVVPRRPWEVGMTAFEIARRHRFTEEMATLPDDIEVHVMPSGGEARPGMDLSQLRYRDISHISEYIDRAYRASADYLARHSPT; translated from the coding sequence ATGAGCCTGGACACTGCCTTCGTACTGGGTGGCGGGGGCCTCCTCGGCGCCCACGAGGTGGGCATGCTGCGGGCGCTCGACGAGGCGGGCATCAAGCCCGACGTGATCGTCGGCACGTCCGTGGGCGCGCTGAACGGCGTCGTGTTCGCCGCCTCCCCCGGTGACGCGGTCGCGCGCCTGACCACGCTGTGGAGTTCGGACATCGTCCGTACGGCGTTCGCGGGGTCCTGGGTGACCCGGCTGTCCACCCTCGCCAGGAGCGGCACCCACCTGCACCCCTCCGAACCGCTGCGCGACCTGCTGGCCCGGACGCTCCCGGTCTCCCGCATCGAGGATCTCTCCGTGCCGTTCCAGTGCGTGGCCGCCTCCGTCGAGCGCGCAGCCGCGCACTGGTTCACCGAGGGCCCCCTGGTCGAGGCGGTCCTCGCCTCCTGCGCCGTCCCCGGGCTGCTACCGCCCGTCCGCATCGGCGACGGCCACTACCTCGACGGCGGGCTGGTGCACAGCATCCCGGTCGGCCGGGCCGTCGCGCTCGGCGCCCGGCGGGTCTACGTGCTGCACGTGGGCAGGATCGAGCGTCCCCTGGTGGTGCCCCGGCGCCCGTGGGAGGTCGGCATGACCGCCTTCGAGATCGCCCGGCGGCACCGCTTCACCGAGGAGATGGCCACCCTGCCGGACGACATCGAGGTCCACGTCATGCCGTCCGGAGGCGAGGCCCGTCCGGGAATGGACCTCTCCCAGCTGCGCTATCGGGATATATCGCATATATCTGAATACATCGATCGCGCGTACCGGGCCTCGGCCGACTACCTGGCCCGGCACTCGCCCACCTGA
- a CDS encoding ABC transporter permease subunit codes for MPTLVSKSLRDYRRPLLGWTVGISAFFALYLSFYPNIASNPDIYGAAGLAKFPGAMRDLMGGLEGGFTSGSGFLQALVYQLFGPLLFIMCAAVIGNRAIAQPEESGTLELVLTLPIDRRRLVLERFAALALALLGVAAVTFLVVLGLAAAVGLGVPAGRILAGHVGVFLLALFFGTLCLTVGAATGRRGVALAVVGVVAVAGYVVETMGKDVAGVSWLRWISPFHYYLDGRPIQLGFPAWDYLVLAGATVALLLVAMPAFDRRDVGV; via the coding sequence ATGCCCACACTGGTGTCGAAGAGCCTGCGTGACTACCGGCGGCCGCTGCTCGGCTGGACCGTCGGGATCAGCGCGTTCTTCGCGCTGTACCTGTCGTTCTACCCGAATATCGCGAGCAACCCCGACATCTACGGGGCCGCGGGGCTGGCCAAGTTCCCCGGGGCCATGCGCGACCTCATGGGCGGCCTGGAGGGCGGCTTCACCAGCGGCTCCGGCTTCCTGCAGGCGCTGGTCTACCAGCTGTTCGGGCCGCTGCTTTTCATCATGTGCGCCGCGGTGATCGGCAACCGGGCGATCGCCCAGCCCGAGGAGTCGGGCACGCTGGAGCTGGTCCTGACCCTCCCGATCGACCGCAGGCGGCTGGTCCTGGAGCGCTTCGCCGCCCTGGCCCTCGCGCTGCTCGGCGTGGCGGCGGTCACCTTCCTCGTCGTGCTGGGCCTGGCGGCGGCCGTCGGCCTGGGCGTCCCCGCCGGCAGGATCCTCGCCGGTCACGTCGGCGTCTTCCTGCTCGCTCTCTTCTTCGGCACCCTCTGCCTGACGGTCGGCGCCGCGACGGGACGCAGGGGGGTCGCCCTGGCGGTGGTCGGGGTGGTCGCGGTGGCCGGATACGTGGTCGAGACCATGGGCAAGGATGTGGCCGGGGTGTCCTGGCTGCGCTGGATCTCGCCGTTCCACTACTACCTCGACGGGCGGCCGATCCAGCTGGGCTTCCCGGCATGGGACTATCTCGTGCTGGCCGGGGCGACCGTCGCGCTGCTCCTGGTCGCGATGCCGGCCTTCGACAGGCGTGACGTGGGAGTCTGA
- a CDS encoding NACHT domain-containing protein, giving the protein MPGLEAIAAAAGKAVVERAVREGLAARTARAERGADLTTLIQSGFPDRFLRRSLERQLEAIADGVERRLAVLVEREYGGLAENDRTAVLHEVVATVQAADLSDGALLAADMDPIKLAKAIRAGLPDPARQLGEAGARLFDMLLDECLDCLVRIVQQLPQYLPRVGTELLGRVSAVDDRLATLGQQVSSVLARLPARSLDAPSGTRDDDEFLRRYLGHISTTLDEVELFGVRVETYRPRATLSVAYISLNACPDELDRGGGLPRARFAELTEAEVRHEPVTSRVESALGRFRRVLLRGGAGSGKSTLLRWLAVTAARGGLTGDLAGWNDSVPFVIKLRSHGAGNLPAPENFLADVARPVAGLMPEGWAHRVLGSGRALLMVDGVDELSPRHRPAVRRWLDGLLAAYPEIRVIVTSRPAAADARWLEEEGFSSVTMEPMTPVHLRELVRQWHTAMRGSGNLPFAAEKLDEYEGALLARFESSPYLQTLASTPLLAAMLCALNLDRGKQLPRNRMGLYAAALELLLQRRDAERGIVSEVVLEPEQKVRVLQDLAWQLGVWGRSELSRATALKRVEEKIQTMPRVDCTAEVLLDHLLQRSGVIREPVPGRIDFVHRTVQEYLAAKQAADGADVEPLIERAHLDQWRETVVMAAGHANAPLREELLRGLLRRVAADDEHARRLCLLVIGCLETIQELPRALSGAVEECFAAVIPPRDESEAGALASAGEEVLRRLPDDLAGLSSLEAAATVRTCWLINGAEALERLARYSGDSSFFVQRELITAWDYFDPEEYARRVMADSPLIDRGSGGHANVENPRLFPHLRHLRNLEDLWIAPRGESLEFLGDVGSLRSLNVPGLAGPGALDVLSRQPGLEELWVSLRAEPVDSRWPPMPPSLRKAHLFRDDPAPDLRFLDRFHMVEELSLDRLDEIADFTPLASLTELRVLSLFDCHRLSDPAVFGGLLRLTELELTYPALDGIAGLVDNCPNLRRIALRHVPSLDDITPLASLALEEVTLSHCVNLVDLTPLSGLRELRKVSIRYCEKIHDLSPLKPLRRLKRVNLIGLPGAVDVTPLAGKRDLVVKSDDGQELRNADLLDPTAMIYRL; this is encoded by the coding sequence GAAGCCATCGCCGCCGCCGCGGGCAAGGCCGTGGTGGAACGCGCCGTACGGGAGGGGCTCGCCGCCCGGACGGCCAGAGCGGAACGGGGCGCCGACCTCACCACCCTCATCCAGAGCGGGTTTCCCGACCGGTTCCTGCGGCGCAGCCTCGAACGGCAGCTGGAGGCGATCGCCGACGGGGTGGAGAGACGGCTCGCGGTGCTCGTCGAGCGGGAGTACGGCGGGCTCGCCGAGAACGACCGGACGGCCGTCCTGCACGAGGTGGTGGCGACCGTCCAGGCCGCCGACCTCTCCGACGGGGCGCTCCTGGCCGCGGACATGGACCCGATCAAGCTCGCCAAGGCCATCCGGGCCGGCCTGCCCGACCCGGCCAGGCAACTGGGTGAGGCCGGGGCACGCCTCTTCGACATGCTGCTGGACGAGTGCCTCGACTGCCTGGTGCGGATCGTCCAGCAACTCCCGCAGTACCTGCCCCGGGTGGGAACCGAGCTTCTCGGCCGCGTCTCGGCCGTCGACGACCGCCTCGCCACCCTCGGCCAGCAGGTCTCCTCGGTGCTCGCCCGCCTCCCGGCCCGCTCCCTCGACGCGCCCTCGGGTACCCGGGACGACGACGAGTTCCTGCGCCGCTATCTCGGGCACATCAGCACGACCCTCGACGAGGTCGAGCTGTTCGGCGTCCGGGTGGAGACCTACCGCCCCCGAGCCACGCTGAGCGTCGCCTACATCAGCCTCAACGCGTGTCCCGACGAACTCGACCGGGGCGGGGGTCTTCCGCGCGCCCGTTTCGCCGAGCTGACCGAGGCGGAGGTTCGCCACGAGCCCGTCACGTCACGGGTGGAGAGCGCGCTCGGCCGGTTCCGACGCGTGCTGCTCAGGGGAGGCGCGGGTTCCGGCAAGAGCACGTTGCTGCGCTGGCTCGCGGTGACGGCTGCCCGTGGCGGCCTCACCGGTGATCTGGCCGGGTGGAACGACTCCGTCCCGTTCGTGATCAAGCTTCGCAGCCACGGTGCGGGGAACCTTCCCGCTCCCGAGAACTTCCTCGCCGACGTCGCGCGGCCGGTCGCCGGGCTGATGCCCGAGGGCTGGGCGCACCGGGTTCTCGGTTCGGGACGGGCACTGCTGATGGTGGACGGTGTGGACGAGCTGAGCCCGCGGCACCGCCCGGCCGTCAGGCGGTGGCTGGACGGTCTTCTCGCGGCCTACCCGGAGATCCGGGTCATCGTGACCTCCCGTCCGGCGGCGGCCGACGCCCGGTGGCTGGAGGAGGAGGGGTTCTCGTCGGTGACGATGGAGCCGATGACCCCGGTCCACCTGCGGGAGCTCGTACGGCAGTGGCACACCGCCATGAGGGGTTCGGGGAACCTGCCGTTCGCGGCCGAGAAGCTCGACGAGTACGAGGGCGCGCTGCTGGCCAGATTCGAGAGCAGCCCGTACCTCCAGACGCTCGCCTCGACGCCGCTGCTCGCGGCGATGTTGTGCGCCCTGAACCTCGACCGGGGCAAGCAGCTGCCGCGCAACCGGATGGGACTGTACGCGGCGGCGCTCGAACTCCTGCTCCAGCGCCGGGACGCCGAGCGGGGGATCGTCTCCGAGGTCGTCCTGGAGCCGGAGCAGAAGGTGCGGGTCCTGCAGGACCTGGCCTGGCAGCTCGGGGTGTGGGGCCGGTCCGAGCTGTCCAGGGCGACGGCGTTGAAGCGGGTCGAGGAGAAGATCCAGACCATGCCCCGGGTGGACTGCACCGCCGAGGTCCTGCTGGACCATCTCCTCCAGCGCAGCGGTGTCATCAGGGAACCGGTTCCCGGGCGGATCGACTTCGTGCACCGCACGGTGCAGGAGTATCTCGCCGCCAAGCAGGCGGCCGACGGCGCCGACGTGGAGCCGTTGATCGAGCGGGCACATCTCGACCAGTGGCGCGAGACCGTGGTGATGGCCGCCGGGCACGCCAACGCGCCGCTGCGCGAGGAACTGCTGAGGGGGCTGCTCCGCCGTGTCGCGGCGGACGACGAGCACGCGCGGCGGCTGTGCCTGCTCGTGATCGGCTGCCTGGAGACGATCCAGGAGCTGCCGCGCGCCCTCTCCGGGGCCGTCGAGGAGTGCTTCGCGGCGGTGATCCCGCCTCGCGACGAGAGCGAGGCGGGAGCTCTCGCCTCGGCGGGGGAGGAGGTTCTGCGGCGCCTTCCCGACGACCTCGCCGGGTTGTCCTCCCTGGAGGCGGCGGCCACGGTGCGGACCTGCTGGCTGATCAACGGCGCGGAGGCGCTGGAGCGGCTCGCCCGATACTCCGGCGACTCCAGCTTCTTCGTGCAGCGCGAGCTGATCACGGCGTGGGACTACTTCGATCCGGAGGAGTACGCCCGGCGGGTGATGGCCGACTCCCCCCTCATCGACAGGGGGTCCGGCGGACACGCGAACGTGGAGAACCCGAGGCTCTTCCCCCACCTTCGGCACCTGCGCAATCTGGAGGACCTGTGGATCGCCCCCCGCGGTGAGAGTCTCGAATTTCTCGGAGACGTGGGTTCGTTGCGGAGCCTGAACGTCCCCGGGCTCGCCGGGCCGGGGGCGCTCGACGTGCTGAGCCGTCAGCCCGGTCTGGAGGAACTGTGGGTGAGTCTCAGGGCGGAACCGGTCGACTCGCGGTGGCCCCCCATGCCGCCCTCCCTGCGGAAGGCTCACCTGTTCCGTGACGATCCAGCGCCCGACCTCAGGTTCCTCGACCGTTTCCACATGGTCGAGGAGCTCAGCCTCGACCGGCTCGACGAGATCGCCGACTTCACCCCGCTGGCATCGCTGACCGAGCTGAGGGTGCTGTCCCTCTTCGACTGTCATCGCCTTTCCGACCCGGCCGTGTTCGGCGGGCTTCTCCGCCTGACGGAGCTCGAACTCACCTATCCGGCCCTCGACGGGATCGCCGGGCTCGTCGACAACTGCCCGAACCTCCGGCGGATCGCGCTACGCCACGTCCCCTCGCTCGACGACATCACCCCGCTCGCGTCGCTCGCCCTTGAGGAGGTCACGCTCTCCCACTGCGTCAACCTCGTCGATCTCACACCGCTCTCCGGGCTGCGAGAACTTCGGAAGGTCAGCATCAGGTACTGCGAGAAGATCCATGATCTCTCGCCCCTGAAGCCGCTGAGGAGACTGAAGCGGGTCAACCTGATCGGGTTGCCCGGTGCCGTCGACGTCACGCCGTTGGCGGGAAAGCGCGACCTGGTCGTCAAAAGCGACGACGGGCAGGAGCTTCGCAACGCCGACCTGCTCGATCCGACGGCGATGATCTATCGCCTGTAG
- a CDS encoding PucR family transcriptional regulator, producing the protein MDELLGGHLRTLREAAATGRLPGRAELDDCRAAGALAAERGASVRALVETALAMAESVSPVPLPALRRTVSALMEGYENAQRSALRQEESARREFVDDLLQGRADRLAERAEHFGLRLAETYVVAVARPAGAARPAGIPGTPGTSGTSGTAGGAATAAGPGDGELAGEAEGTARRIEDALVARFGSHNVLVAVRDGTLVCVAPGSLTVANGEFTHHVRQAFAPGWRVGLGRAHRGPGGVVTSYREGANAIELGDRLGLRAPVLKAADLLVFPVLLRDRAAIEDLVTSVLSPLLEARGGPEPLLATLEAIFASQGNQTAAARRLGVSTRAVTYRLERIRRLTGFSPDDSTQRFTLETAVLGARLLDWPAHPLH; encoded by the coding sequence ATGGACGAGCTGCTCGGCGGCCATCTCCGGACGTTACGGGAGGCGGCCGCCACCGGCAGGCTGCCCGGCCGGGCCGAGCTCGACGACTGCCGCGCCGCCGGTGCGCTGGCCGCCGAGCGGGGCGCGTCCGTGCGGGCCCTGGTGGAGACCGCCCTGGCCATGGCCGAGTCGGTGAGCCCCGTCCCGCTCCCGGCCCTGCGGCGTACGGTCTCGGCCCTGATGGAGGGGTACGAGAACGCCCAGCGGTCGGCGCTGCGCCAGGAGGAGTCGGCGCGCAGGGAGTTCGTCGACGACCTGCTCCAGGGCCGCGCCGACAGGCTCGCCGAGCGGGCCGAGCACTTCGGGCTCCGCCTGGCCGAGACGTACGTGGTCGCCGTCGCCCGTCCCGCCGGAGCCGCCCGCCCGGCCGGAATCCCCGGAACCCCCGGAACCTCCGGAACCTCCGGAACCGCTGGAGGAGCCGCCACGGCCGCCGGCCCGGGGGACGGCGAGCTCGCGGGGGAGGCCGAGGGGACGGCCCGGCGGATCGAGGACGCGCTGGTCGCCAGGTTCGGCTCGCACAACGTGCTGGTCGCGGTCCGCGACGGGACGCTCGTGTGCGTCGCGCCGGGCAGTCTCACCGTCGCGAACGGCGAGTTCACCCACCACGTGCGCCAGGCGTTCGCGCCCGGCTGGCGGGTCGGGCTCGGCCGGGCGCACCGGGGCCCCGGCGGGGTGGTCACCTCCTACCGGGAGGGCGCCAACGCCATCGAGCTCGGCGACCGGCTGGGACTGCGCGCCCCCGTGCTCAAGGCCGCCGACCTGCTGGTATTCCCGGTGCTGCTGCGGGATCGCGCGGCCATCGAGGACCTGGTGACGAGCGTGCTCAGCCCGCTGCTGGAGGCGCGGGGCGGTCCCGAGCCGCTGCTCGCCACGCTGGAGGCCATCTTCGCCTCCCAGGGCAACCAGACCGCCGCCGCGCGCAGGCTCGGCGTCAGCACCCGGGCGGTGACCTACCGACTGGAGCGGATCCGCCGTCTCACCGGGTTCTCGCCGGACGACTCCACCCAGCGTTTCACCCTGGAGACGGCGGTCCTGGGCGCCCGCCTCCTGGACTGGCCCGCCCACCCGCTGCACTGA
- a CDS encoding quinone oxidoreductase family protein, which yields MRAIVISATGGPEALTYTDDHPDPKVNPGDVLVDVAASGVNFIDVYHRMGRYPLSLPFVPGEEGAGTVAAVGEDVRGVAVGDTVAWSSVPGSYASRTVVPASKLLAVPEGVTAEVAAAVTLQGLTAHYLTHSTYEVKAGDDVLVHAAAGGMGLLLTQIAKLRGARVIGTVSTEEKEILARQAGADEVFRYQGFADAVRDLTGSGVHVVYDGVGAATFDESVASLRPRGMMALYGQASGPVPPVDPQILARNGSLFLTRPTLGSYIATRDELVWRASDLYGWVASGQLRVHISERYPLAEAARAHENLEARRTTGKVLLIP from the coding sequence ATGCGCGCCATAGTCATCTCCGCCACCGGCGGGCCCGAGGCTCTCACCTACACCGACGATCACCCGGATCCCAAGGTGAATCCCGGCGACGTCCTGGTCGACGTCGCCGCCTCCGGGGTGAACTTCATCGACGTCTACCACCGGATGGGCCGCTACCCGCTCTCCCTGCCCTTCGTCCCCGGCGAGGAGGGCGCGGGCACCGTCGCCGCGGTCGGCGAGGACGTCCGCGGCGTCGCCGTCGGCGACACCGTGGCGTGGTCGAGCGTGCCGGGCAGCTACGCCTCCAGGACCGTGGTGCCCGCCTCCAAACTGCTCGCCGTACCCGAGGGGGTGACGGCCGAGGTCGCGGCGGCCGTCACACTCCAGGGACTGACCGCCCACTACCTGACGCACTCCACGTACGAGGTGAAGGCGGGCGACGACGTCCTGGTACACGCCGCCGCCGGGGGCATGGGCCTGCTGCTCACCCAGATCGCCAAGCTGCGCGGCGCCCGGGTGATCGGCACGGTCTCCACCGAGGAGAAGGAGATCCTGGCCCGCCAGGCGGGCGCCGACGAGGTGTTCCGCTACCAGGGCTTCGCCGACGCGGTCCGCGACCTGACCGGCTCCGGCGTGCACGTCGTCTACGACGGCGTGGGCGCGGCCACCTTCGACGAGAGCGTCGCCTCGCTGCGACCGCGCGGCATGATGGCGCTGTACGGCCAGGCCAGCGGCCCGGTCCCGCCGGTCGACCCGCAGATCCTCGCCAGGAACGGCTCCCTCTTCCTGACCCGTCCGACGCTGGGCTCCTACATCGCCACCCGCGACGAGCTCGTCTGGCGCGCCTCCGACCTCTACGGCTGGGTGGCCTCCGGGCAGCTGCGGGTGCACATCTCCGAGCGCTACCCGCTCGCCGAGGCCGCCCGCGCCCACGAGAACCTCGAGGCCCGCCGTACGACCGGCAAGGTGCTCCTGATCCCGTAA
- a CDS encoding ABC transporter ATP-binding protein yields the protein MTAVVETEGLTKFYGGRRGLEDLDLEIRAGEVFGYLGPNGAGKTTTIRLLLDVIRPTRGRRTVLGGDPREVGVRSRIGYLPGELALEGREKAGEFLAFLGAVRGGVPKGRIEGLAERLEADLSVPMGRLSKGNRQKVGLIQAFMHEPEFLILDEPTSGLDPLVQQEFLAMVREVRASGRTVLMSSHVLAEVEDVSDRVGIVRGGRLVAVEDVSALREKAVRRVEFHFDAPVPREAFEDLPGVRDLRVEGAGLRCTIDGRPDALIKAAARFTVVHMVSAQPDLEEIFLTYYSQSEEGEARDAHTGVEEPA from the coding sequence ATGACAGCGGTGGTGGAGACCGAGGGGCTCACCAAGTTCTACGGCGGGCGCCGGGGACTTGAGGATCTCGACCTGGAGATCCGGGCCGGGGAGGTGTTCGGGTATCTCGGCCCGAACGGCGCGGGAAAGACGACGACGATCAGGCTGCTTCTGGACGTCATCCGCCCCACCAGGGGCCGCAGGACGGTCCTCGGCGGGGATCCCCGCGAGGTGGGTGTGCGGAGCCGGATCGGTTACCTGCCCGGCGAACTGGCCCTGGAGGGCAGGGAGAAGGCGGGGGAGTTCCTCGCCTTCCTCGGCGCGGTGCGCGGCGGCGTGCCCAAGGGGCGGATCGAGGGGCTGGCCGAACGGCTGGAGGCCGACCTGTCGGTGCCCATGGGCAGGCTCTCCAAGGGCAACAGGCAGAAGGTCGGGCTCATCCAGGCCTTCATGCACGAGCCGGAGTTCCTGATCCTCGACGAGCCGACCAGCGGCCTGGACCCGCTGGTGCAGCAGGAGTTCCTGGCGATGGTCCGCGAGGTCCGCGCCTCGGGCCGCACCGTGCTGATGTCCTCCCACGTGCTGGCCGAGGTCGAGGACGTCTCCGACCGGGTCGGCATCGTGCGCGGCGGCAGGCTGGTCGCGGTGGAGGACGTCTCCGCGCTCAGGGAGAAGGCGGTGCGCCGGGTGGAGTTCCACTTCGACGCCCCGGTGCCCCGCGAGGCGTTCGAGGACCTGCCCGGCGTCCGGGACCTGCGGGTGGAGGGGGCCGGGCTGCGCTGCACCATCGACGGCCGCCCGGACGCGCTGATCAAGGCGGCGGCGAGGTTCACCGTGGTGCACATGGTCAGCGCCCAGCCCGACCTGGAGGAGATCTTCCTCACCTACTACAGCCAGAGCGAGGAAGGGGAGGCGCGCGATGCCCACACTGGTGTCGAAGAGCCTGCGTGA